The genome window TGCTTATAGATAACATTCCTGATTTAATCTTTACGGAAGTAATGCGGGATGTGGATTTAGCTGTGAGTGTGGCTCACGTTGGAGGTGTTGATCCTGAAGCCAGCCATTCGACTATTGAAATGAGAAAAGCAATTGTTGAGTTCAATCTTAAATTATTCAAACTTGCAAATGTTACATTTACTGAAAAACATGCTATAATAAAAGGCGAACGTGCAGAATACACAGTTCATTTGGGAAGTGGAGTAGTTCATCAGAGAGCAGGAGCTGAAATAAACGTGCTTCCAGTACATTCTCAGCACAGAGGAAGAATATTCCTGCCATTTATTGACGAAGATCCCAAAACAGCCGAAATTATGAGTAAAATTATTTTATTTGCGGAAGACGCTAAAATAAAGGATCCATTCATTTTGGAACAGATAAAATAGGAAAAAATGGAAAAAAGAAAAAATAGAAAGGAAGAATTTTGGAAAGTTTTATTTTTTTAGGATTAATTTTGTTAGTTGGTGCAGTTACACAGAATAAATCCATAGTTTATGCAACAATTTTCGTACTAATTTTAAAAGTTTTATTTAATATCACAGAAAGTTGCAAATTAAAGGGAATTGACATTGAGAATTTTATGACTCAATTTAGAAAAGAGGGTATAAATTGGGGTGTTCTGGTAATTACAGTCGCTATTTTAATTCCTATTGCCACAGGGGAAATTGGATTTTCTCATTTATTAAATGCTTTTAAATCTTCAATTGGATGGGTTGCGATTATAAGTGGAATCACTGTTTCCATCCTTTCCTCAAAAGGCGTAGGACTACTTTCGGGACAGCCTGAAATCACAGTCGCTCTAGTAATTGGAACAATAATGGGAGTTGTGTTTTTCAAAGGAATTGCTGCAGGGCCTGTTATTGCTAGCGGAATTACTTTTTGTATTTTGAGAATTATTGAATTAGTTTTTAAAAGATAATTTTTGATTTTAAAAATAAAAAATTTATAAATAAGAAAAGTTGTAACTAAAATTAAAAGCTACAACTCTTCTTATTTTTTATTTATTTAAAATGATTACAGTAAAACTATGCTAGAAGTTAAATCTAACTCCAGTCGTAAACACATTGTTATTTCCTTTACCTTTTCCACTGTCAATAGAGCCGTCATAGTTTACATACCAGCCAAATCCAGAATTTACTTCTGTCAATGCTCCAACTCCTACCCAAGTT of Leptotrichia trevisanii DSM 22070 contains these proteins:
- a CDS encoding DUF441 domain-containing protein, with the translated sequence MESFIFLGLILLVGAVTQNKSIVYATIFVLILKVLFNITESCKLKGIDIENFMTQFRKEGINWGVLVITVAILIPIATGEIGFSHLLNAFKSSIGWVAIISGITVSILSSKGVGLLSGQPEITVALVIGTIMGVVFFKGIAAGPVIASGITFCILRIIELVFKR